A window of Candidatus Pantoea floridensis contains these coding sequences:
- the leuC gene encoding 3-isopropylmalate dehydratase large subunit: MKNLYQKLFDAHVVHEAPKETPLLYIDRHLIHEVTSPQAFDGLRAHGRKVRQPSKTFATMDHNVSTQTKDINASGEMARIQMQELIKNCAEFGIQLYDLNHPFQGIVHVIGPEQGMTLPGMTIVCGDSHTATHGAFGSLAFGIGTSEVEHVFATQTLKQGRAKTMKIEVLGKAAPGITAKDIVLAIIGKTGSAGGTGHVVEFCGPAIEALSMEGRMTLCNMAIEMGAKAGLVAPDDTTFNYLQDKQFAPKGEQWDQAVAYWRTLKSDEGATFDTIVTLHAEDIAPQVTWGTNPGQVMAVDQAIPNPQSFADPVERASAEKALAYMDLQPGIKLTDVAIDKVFIGSCTNSRIEDLRAAAAIAKGRKVAPGVVAMVVPGSGPVKAQAEAEGLDKIFLEAGFEWRLPGCSMCLAMNNDRLNPGERCASTSNRNFEGRQGRGGRTHLVSPAMAAAAAVTGRFADIRELTQGA, from the coding sequence ATGAAAAACTTATACCAGAAGTTATTTGATGCACATGTCGTCCACGAAGCGCCTAAAGAAACCCCGTTACTGTATATCGATCGTCATCTGATTCATGAAGTAACGTCACCGCAGGCCTTTGATGGTCTGCGCGCGCACGGCCGCAAAGTGCGCCAGCCGTCGAAAACCTTCGCCACCATGGATCACAACGTTTCCACTCAGACCAAAGATATCAATGCGTCTGGCGAAATGGCGCGTATTCAGATGCAAGAGCTGATTAAGAACTGTGCTGAGTTCGGCATTCAGCTGTATGACCTGAATCACCCGTTCCAGGGCATTGTGCACGTCATTGGGCCAGAACAAGGCATGACGCTGCCGGGCATGACCATCGTCTGCGGCGACTCTCACACCGCCACCCACGGTGCGTTCGGTTCGCTGGCGTTCGGGATCGGCACCTCGGAAGTTGAGCATGTCTTCGCCACGCAAACCCTGAAACAGGGTCGCGCGAAAACCATGAAAATTGAAGTGCTGGGCAAGGCTGCACCGGGCATTACCGCCAAAGATATCGTGTTGGCGATCATTGGCAAAACCGGCAGCGCCGGTGGTACCGGTCACGTCGTTGAATTCTGTGGCCCCGCGATCGAAGCGCTGAGCATGGAAGGCCGCATGACGCTGTGTAACATGGCGATTGAAATGGGTGCCAAAGCGGGTCTGGTCGCGCCGGATGACACCACGTTCAATTACCTGCAAGACAAGCAGTTCGCACCAAAAGGCGAACAGTGGGATCAAGCGGTGGCTTACTGGCGCACGCTGAAATCCGATGAAGGTGCCACATTCGATACTATCGTTACCCTGCATGCGGAAGATATCGCACCGCAGGTCACCTGGGGCACCAATCCAGGCCAGGTGATGGCGGTGGATCAAGCCATCCCGAATCCACAATCCTTTGCCGATCCGGTGGAGCGCGCCTCCGCAGAGAAAGCACTGGCTTATATGGATCTGCAACCTGGTATCAAACTGACCGACGTAGCGATCGATAAAGTGTTTATCGGCTCCTGCACTAACTCACGTATTGAAGATCTGCGCGCGGCGGCCGCGATTGCTAAAGGTCGCAAAGTGGCACCAGGCGTTGTAGCAATGGTGGTGCCGGGCTCAGGTCCGGTGAAGGCCCAAGCCGAAGCCGAAGGCCTGGATAAAATCTTCCTCGAAGCCGGTTTTGAATGGCGTTTGCCGGGATGCTCTATGTGTCTGGCAATGAACAACGACCGCCTGAATCCGGGTGAGCGCTGCGCATCAACCAGCAACCGCAACTTTGAAGGTCGTCAGGGCCGCGGTGGACGCACTCACCTGGTAAGCCCGGCGATGGCTGCGGCGGCTGCCGTAACCGGTCGCTTTGCCGACATTCGTGAATTGACTCAGGGAGCTTAA
- the leuA gene encoding 2-isopropylmalate synthase has product MSQQVIIFDTTLRDGEQALQASLSVKEKLQIALALERMGVDVMEVGFPVSSPGDFESVQTIARTIKNSRVCGLARCVEKDIDAAYESLRVAEAFRIHTFIATSPMHIATKLRSTLPEVIERAVHMIKRARNYTDDVEFSCEDGGRTPIDDLCRMVEAAIHAGATTINIPDTVGYTLPGEYANIIGQLVARVPNIDKAILSVHTHDDLGMATGNAIAAVLAGARQVEGTLNGLGERAGNCALEEVIMAIKTRQQIMNVHTNINHQEIYRTSQTVSQICNMPIPANKAVVGSNAFAHSSGIHQDGVLKNRENYEILTPESIGLHKIQLNLTSRSGRAAVKHRMEEMGYKESDYNLDTLYDAFLKLADKKGQVFDYDLEALAFINKQNEEPEYFQLNEFNVQTGSSVTATASVQLGCGEETKSDAATGNGPVDAVYQAINRITGFEAELMNYKLTAKGHGENALGQVDIVVNYNGRKFHGVGLATDIVESSAKAMVNALNNIWRAKQVEKELQRKFKDQKETV; this is encoded by the coding sequence ATGAGCCAGCAAGTTATTATTTTCGATACCACTCTGCGTGACGGCGAACAGGCTTTACAGGCTAGCCTGAGTGTTAAAGAAAAACTGCAGATCGCTCTGGCGTTGGAACGTATGGGCGTGGATGTGATGGAAGTGGGCTTCCCCGTTTCCTCCCCAGGTGATTTCGAATCCGTACAAACCATCGCTCGTACCATTAAAAACAGCCGTGTCTGCGGACTGGCACGCTGCGTTGAGAAGGACATTGACGCCGCATATGAATCATTGCGTGTTGCTGAAGCGTTCCGTATTCACACCTTCATCGCCACTTCGCCGATGCACATCGCCACCAAATTGCGCAGCACATTGCCAGAAGTGATTGAACGCGCAGTACACATGATTAAACGCGCCCGCAACTATACCGACGACGTTGAGTTCTCGTGTGAAGATGGCGGCCGTACGCCAATCGACGATCTGTGCCGCATGGTTGAAGCCGCTATTCATGCCGGTGCAACCACTATCAACATTCCGGATACCGTGGGCTACACCTTACCTGGCGAATACGCCAACATCATCGGCCAATTGGTAGCACGCGTGCCGAACATCGATAAAGCCATCCTGTCTGTTCATACCCATGACGATTTGGGTATGGCGACCGGCAATGCTATCGCCGCAGTGTTAGCAGGTGCACGTCAGGTTGAAGGAACCTTAAATGGTCTGGGTGAGCGCGCCGGTAACTGCGCGCTGGAAGAAGTGATTATGGCGATTAAAACCCGTCAGCAGATCATGAATGTGCACACCAACATCAATCATCAGGAAATCTACCGCACCAGCCAAACCGTTAGCCAAATCTGCAACATGCCAATTCCCGCTAACAAAGCGGTGGTCGGCTCCAACGCCTTCGCCCACTCCTCGGGCATTCATCAGGATGGCGTGCTGAAGAATCGTGAAAACTACGAAATCCTGACGCCAGAATCTATCGGCCTGCATAAAATCCAGCTGAATCTGACCTCACGATCTGGTCGTGCTGCGGTAAAACACCGCATGGAAGAGATGGGCTACAAAGAGTCTGATTACAATCTGGATACCTTATATGACGCCTTCCTGAAGCTGGCTGATAAGAAAGGTCAGGTCTTTGATTACGATCTGGAAGCCTTAGCCTTCATTAACAAACAGAACGAAGAGCCAGAGTATTTCCAGCTGAACGAATTCAACGTGCAGACCGGCTCCAGCGTTACCGCTACCGCATCTGTGCAATTGGGCTGCGGTGAAGAGACGAAGTCGGATGCCGCCACCGGTAATGGCCCAGTGGATGCGGTTTATCAAGCCATCAACCGCATCACCGGCTTTGAAGCCGAACTGATGAATTACAAGTTGACCGCGAAAGGCCACGGCGAGAACGCGCTGGGTCAGGTTGATATCGTGGTCAATTACAACGGTCGTAAATTCCACGGCGTGGGTCTGGCGACCGATATCGTCGAATCCTCTGCTAAAGCGATGGTGAACGCGTTGAACAACATTTGGCGTGCTAAGCAGGTGGAAAAAGAATTGCAGCGTAAATTTAAAGATCAGAAGGAAACGGTGTAA
- the leuB gene encoding 3-isopropylmalate dehydrogenase, with translation MSKSSHIAVLPGDGIGPEVMAQAMKVLDAIRTRFDMRITTSEYDVGGIAIDRHGEPLPPATVAGAEQADAILFGSVGGPKWEHLPPAQQPERGALLPLRKHFKLFSNLRPAALYKGLEAFCPLRSDIAERGFDILCVRELTGGIYFGQPKGREGSGPHERAFDTEVYHRFEIERIARIAFESARKRRNIVTSIDKANVLQTSVMWREIVNEVAKDYPDVQLSHMYIDNATMQLIKDPSQFDVLLCSNLFGDILSDECAMITGSMGLLPSASLNEEGFGLFEPAGGSAPDIAGQNIANPIAQILSLSLLLRYSLNADDAAASIERAVSRALEAGYRTRDLAGDGKAVSTDEMGSIIAGFIAEEK, from the coding sequence ATGTCTAAGTCTTCTCATATCGCGGTATTGCCAGGCGACGGAATTGGTCCGGAAGTGATGGCGCAGGCCATGAAAGTTCTCGATGCCATTCGTACGCGTTTCGATATGCGTATCACCACCAGCGAATATGATGTTGGCGGTATCGCCATCGATCGTCACGGCGAACCGCTGCCACCGGCTACCGTTGCTGGCGCAGAACAAGCCGATGCGATTCTGTTCGGCTCAGTAGGTGGGCCCAAATGGGAGCATCTGCCGCCTGCCCAGCAGCCAGAGCGCGGCGCGTTGCTGCCGCTGCGGAAGCACTTCAAGCTGTTCAGCAACCTGCGTCCGGCTGCGCTGTATAAAGGTCTTGAAGCCTTCTGTCCGCTGCGCAGCGATATCGCCGAGCGCGGTTTCGATATCCTGTGCGTGCGTGAACTGACCGGCGGCATCTATTTTGGCCAACCGAAAGGCCGCGAAGGCAGCGGTCCGCACGAGCGCGCTTTCGATACCGAGGTGTATCACCGTTTCGAAATTGAGCGCATTGCCCGCATCGCCTTTGAATCTGCCCGCAAACGTCGCAACATCGTCACCTCTATCGATAAAGCCAACGTGTTGCAGACGTCAGTCATGTGGCGCGAGATTGTCAACGAAGTGGCAAAAGATTACCCGGATGTGCAGTTGAGCCATATGTACATCGATAACGCCACCATGCAGCTGATTAAAGATCCCTCACAGTTTGACGTGCTGCTCTGTTCTAACCTGTTCGGTGACATCCTGTCTGACGAATGCGCGATGATCACCGGTTCCATGGGCTTGCTGCCTTCCGCCAGCCTGAATGAAGAGGGTTTCGGCCTGTTTGAACCCGCAGGCGGCTCCGCACCGGATATCGCCGGTCAGAACATCGCCAACCCGATTGCGCAGATTCTGTCGCTGTCGCTGCTGCTGCGTTATAGCCTGAATGCGGATGACGCCGCTGCTAGCATTGAACGCGCCGTGAGCCGCGCGTTGGAAGCGGGTTATCGCACCCGTGATTTGGCCGGTGACGGCAAAGCCGTGAGCACCGATGAGATGGGCAGCATCATTGCCGGGTTTATCGCCGAGGAAAAATAA
- the leuD gene encoding 3-isopropylmalate dehydratase small subunit: MANKFTQHTGIVAPLDAANVDTDAIIPKQFLQKVTRTGFGAHLFHDWRFDDDAGTQPTASFVLNKPEFKGTSILLARENFGCGSSREHAPWALTDFGFHVVIAPSFADIFYGNSFNNQLLPVKLSDEEVDEMFKLVAAQPGITFTVDLEAQTVTAGDKTYSFEIDSFRRHCMINGLDSIGLTLQHEASISSYETNQPAFLR; this comes from the coding sequence ATGGCGAACAAATTTACTCAACACACCGGGATTGTGGCGCCATTGGATGCGGCCAACGTCGATACTGATGCCATCATTCCGAAGCAGTTCTTGCAGAAAGTGACGCGCACCGGTTTTGGCGCGCACCTGTTCCACGACTGGCGTTTTGATGACGATGCAGGTACCCAACCCACCGCCAGCTTCGTGCTGAACAAGCCAGAATTCAAAGGCACCAGCATTTTGCTGGCGCGTGAGAATTTCGGTTGCGGATCGTCGCGTGAGCATGCGCCCTGGGCGCTGACCGACTTCGGTTTCCATGTGGTGATTGCGCCAAGTTTCGCCGACATCTTCTATGGCAACAGTTTCAACAACCAGCTGCTGCCGGTGAAGCTGAGCGATGAAGAAGTGGATGAGATGTTCAAACTGGTCGCCGCACAGCCGGGCATCACTTTTACGGTAGATCTGGAAGCGCAAACGGTAACCGCAGGCGATAAAACCTACAGCTTCGAAATCGACAGCTTCCGCCGTCACTGCATGATCAACGGCCTTGATAGCATTGGCCTGACGCTGCAGCACGAAGCGTCGATCTCCAGCTACGAAACCAATCAGCCCGCGTTCTTACGCTAA